One Arvicanthis niloticus isolate mArvNil1 chromosome 3, mArvNil1.pat.X, whole genome shotgun sequence DNA segment encodes these proteins:
- the LOC117705557 gene encoding mast cell protease 4-like yields MQALLFLMALLLPSGAGTEEIIGGVEAKPHSYPYMAHLEIIRYSGRQDSCGGFLVTRQFVLTAAHCKGRKISVTLGAHDVSKTEPTQQKIKVEKQIPHPKFIWNLGLNDIMLLKLEEQAELTPAVDVIPLPGPSDFIKPGEMCWAAGWGRTGVDKPTSDTLREVKLRIMDKEACKKHKHYDDNLQVCVGSPTTLKSVYKGDSGGPLVCAGVAHGIVSYNIYPVEKPPTVFTRISSYMLWINDVLKGK; encoded by the exons ATGCAGGCCCTACTATTCCTGATGGCACTTCTCTTGCCTTCAGGAGCTGGCACTG AGGAGATTATTGGTGGTGTTGAAGCTAAACCACACTCCTACCCTTACATGGCCCATCTGGAGATCATCCGTTACAGTGGTCGCCAGGACAGCTGTGGTGGGTTTCTCGTAACCCGCCAATTTGTGCTGACTGCTGCACACTGTAAAGGAAG AAAAATCAGTGTCACCCTTGGAGCTCATGATGTGAGCAAGACAGAACCCACACAGCAGAAGATAAAAGTTGAAAAACAAATTCCTCACCCAAAGTTTATTTGGAATTTGGGTCTCAATGACATCATGTTACTGAAG CTTGAAGAGCAAGCTGAGTTGACTCCTGCTGTGGATGTAATTCCCCTGCCTGGTCCCTCTGACTTTATCAAGCCTGGGGAAATGTGCTGGGCAGCTGGCTGGGGGCGAACTGGAGTGGATAAACCTACCTCAGACACCCTGAGGGAGGTGAAACTGAGAATCATGGATAAAGAGGCTTGTAAAAAACATAAGCATTATGACGATAACCTCCAGGTCTGCGTGGGCAGTCCCACAACGTTAAAATCCGTATACAAA ggagactctgggggacctctagtGTGTGCTGGTGTGGCCCACGGTATTGTATCTTACAATATTTACCCAGTTGAAAAGCCCCCTACAGTCTTCACTCGAATCTCCTCATACATGCTCTGGATTAATGACGTCCTAAAGGGCAAGTAG